TTCCATGGTACAATTAGTTTATAAAAGGTCAAattcttttttgttgtaatGTGTATCGTTTAGCGAAGACTCTAAAGTAGTCCTAACATGTTTTAGtgataatattttgataataacgTTAAGGCATTTTGTGTTGTAGAATTTAGATTGAAAGTATATTGAGCTGTCCTGAATGATTACGTAAAACCCGGCTCGGGAAGCTGAGCGGCGACACTTGAACTCGGCGTGGGCGGGGTGCGCGCGGCGCTGCGCGGCTGCGCGAGGCCGGCGCGGGTCGATGCGGGCGGCGCGGCCTCGGTCCAGTCGGCCGCCAGCCACAGCGCCCCGAGCGCAGCCCCGCTCGCCGCCGCGAACCGAGCCGCGCTGTCCCAGTGTTGCGATGAAGGTATAGAGGCCCCCTTGCGTAGCGCCCTAGTGTATGCCTTAGCTGTAAGTGTCCGCGCGCAGGCCGGTACGTGTCCCAGGAGCCGCGGCTGGTGCCGGCCGCGGCCTCGCCCGCGCCTCGTCGAGGACCTCCCATTGCCATGCATCCGCCACTCCGCTCATCTGCACGCTCCTACATCGTAATAATTACACCTTGCTCACTGTTtacttattatttcattttgttccCATTAGAATCACTTTGCATAAGCAATGAAGATTGGTATCATTAGTACTACTCATACTTTTACATTTCGCAAAAGGCATGACATAGCTGTAAGAGCATCATGCATATAGTAGGTATCGTTGCTCAATCCATATTGTCTTGATGAAATCCATTTAGAGACAATGAAACAATCCCCTTACCCCGCACAACGGACATTTTCATTCATAGAAGTTGGTCGATCAATAAAAGTAGTCCACTCCTTCAAAATATCACCAGTTAATACATGTACATAGAAATAAAGAGCATACAACGGCTCAGTACTTTTGATTTACTTACAGCGaatcaatttaataataaataattaatatttagaagTTTgagttgttaaataaaaagataaatgcTGGCCTTGGATTGGTTGCCATTGACTTCACACGGATGACTTTTAATTGCCTCGATAGATTAGTTACCCATACCTACGGAGTTTAACTGAATTCAGATATGAAATGGCTAAATTGTAACAGTCGACTCTTTTCATTTTATCAATAATCTATTTAAACTACCGTCTATaatcatgttttatttgtttcagcaACACGAAATCACCATAAAAAAATCGTATAATGCTAAAACTACCCAAGGGtcttaaaaagaagaaaaagggAAAGAAATCTAAACGCAAAGGTGAAGAAGAACTTTTCACAGAAGAGGAACTAGAAAAGTATAGAAGAGAGCATCAACAGCAAAACGCTGAAAACGGAGAAGGCACTGCCAAAGAAAATGAAGAGTGGTCTAAATTTAAAGATTTAACCACTGGTGTTGATACTGTATTGAAGAAAACCCAAGGCGATCTAGATCGTATCAAGTCGACCTCATTTTTTCAACGCATACCGCCAAAACAGGTTGAACCTGAAAAAAAGGAAACTCCACAAAGACCAGTAGTCGAAGTTACTGAAGCAGACTTTCCACAGCTCGTACAGGCTCAGGCAGAGACTGAAGACGGCGATAAGAGTGAATACGGCGTCACCGACGACGAGTCTGATGAAGAAGAACAAGACGACATCTTCGACACCTCCTACGTGGAAGCTGTTGAGCGAGGAGAAGTGAAGCTTGCCTATGTTCCCGACTCGCCGGATGAATTTCGAGATGACGATATATTCGACACGTCTCATGTTGACGCCTTAATAAAAGGACAAGAAGTCAAAACCTCCAAAGGAAAAAAGGCACTTGATATTGGAATAGCTGTTGGTGTTCTTACTGGCAGAATAGATAATGTAACAGTTACCAGTAAGCGCCCTAAAAGAGTGATTCCAGGGGACCTATTACTAGAAAGTACTGAAAATTACGACGGCAGACCAGTCGAGACGACTGTTTCAAGTGAGCCAGTCGAGAAAAGTATATTGGACATTGATGCAGATATTCCGATAACAACACCCATTGATTTAAGTGTATCTCTACATACAGCGTTACTTCAGCAAAACAATCAAGGCGAGCAAGAAACAGCACCTACAAAAGAGACTTCTACAATATCTGACAGACCGTCAGTAGATGAAGAAATTGATGAATTTACTCTACTTGCTGCAAAATCACTCGAGACCGGTTCAGAAATTCCAAAATTAGCAGACACAGAAATCAAAGCAGAACCTGTTTTACAAGAATCGTGGTCAGCTTTTGAAGCTGATAAAAATGAATTCGTTTTTGCAGAAAGCATCGTCGAAGATCAGATTGATGTCGTAGATCCCTATTTAGATCAAGACGATCCATTCGATACGAGTTTTGCAGATGCTGTGATACCTGTGACccaatttcaaataaataaagaggCAGCTATTCTCGAAGACGATGACGATTTTGATCCTCGTTCTGAGGAAGTTTGTGTAAGATTAAACAATAGAAGAAAATCTTCAGTACGTATTCATTTGACTGATCCTTCCGGTATTCGGGAATCTATTACGTCTGACGACATAATTGATAAAGAAGAAACTCAAGCGGTGCGTGATTTACTGAGTGGTAGTGCTACAGACTTAACTCAATTAGGAGACTCTCCTTTAGATCCGGTGGATGTGAATAATTGTGACATTGACCCATTCGATACGACTATTGTTGATAGGATAGTTGCACCTGGTAAAGTAGAATTAAAGCTTTTGGAACAAGAATTAATTACTTCAACCTCTACCCCAATTTACAGGGTACCAAGTGATCCTGATTTTGATCCCAGAGCGGACGAGCCGAAGAAAACCGAACGCAGAGCATCTCGCCCTGAAAATCTTACTGTTAGCAAAAGTGTTGTATTTAACGTTAATGCAGAAGAATCTCTTGACTTGGATGCCAAAGCTAAGTCAACAAAACCGGTCACACCCTACTACACTCGGGAACTTTCAATAACTGAGGACGCCAACGAAGAAGCGGAAGCAGCTGACACTGTGTCAGATATCTTAACACGCACGCGGTCTGATGAGGACTTAGCTCCGAAAGCGGACTATCAAAATAAGAGAAGGCATTCTGAATACTCGCGAACAAGTAATATTAAAGTACATGTGAAAGCGAGTGATTTGTTGCATAGTGCTCCAACTGAAATCAAAGCTAAAGTATTAACTCCATCAGAACCCCAAATATCTTGTGCAGTACCTGACCCGTTTGATACTTCGTTTGCGAGCAATATTGCACCTTGCAAAACCGAATTAAAACTTCTTGCTAAAGAGTTTTCTTGTGAGGATACCGATAGTGTGGAAGCTGGCGAGCGCGATCTATTGGATCCCTCGGACGACATATTTCAAGTGAAAGCTCTGACTCCAGAACCATCGAACTCAAACAGAGTGGTGCCCGACACAGACTTCGACCCATTCGATACGTCATTTGCAGGTGACTTAAACCCCGGAAAAACAGAGTTAAAGTTATTAGAGTCAGAGTTTCTAggttaataaatattaacaagcATCAACATGGCGTATAATCCTTTCTTAAGTATGAATGAGCCCAGTGCTCCAGTTACTACAGATGTTCTCAATCCGTTTATGATGACAGATGCGGAACCGGACTCTTTCTCTGGCGACAATCCTTTCGCCACTAGCAATCCTTTCTCAGATTTCGGTAGTGGTTATGAACCGCCAGCAGGAGATACAGTGCCCGTTGATATTTTTGGAGGTGTAGAGCCAACTGGTATAGGGGCGAAACAATACGAAGGATTTTCGGAAAACACCGCTGCCCCGATGGATATATTCTCCAGCAACTCATTGGAAAACGATCGCCTAACCAAGCCTACGGAACTTGAATTAGTCTCCACCACAATCGATCAGTCATTCATGAACGACGAAGAAGTCCAAGGACCTCAATTACCTGCCCGGCCGTTGCCACCTGAAACTCAGAATTTAATCTTAAGTGTCACTGGCCAGATGGAATTTACCAGTTCCCACCTCTTGGACCGTATCCCTCCAACTCGCACTCCAAGCCCTGTGTCAGTACGAGACATCCATTCACCCAGCCCAACTCCAGAACCTGAGCCTGCTGAAGAGCCACCCACTGACAGTTTCGATATCAATCGAAATAAGCCAACGCGACCACCACCCGCGCGACCGCCGCCTGCTGGACGTCCGCCGCCGCCGCGGCCGcagccgccgcgcccgcccacCGCGCCACCGGCCCCGCTTGTCGCGCCAACCGCTGACCAGCATGCGGATGATATTAACCTATTCGATGCACCTGTACCCGCTCCCATTAAGCCTACGAAAGAGGCTATTATGAGTTTATACTCGGCtccaaaaaaagaagaaaaacaaatcgATTTCTTGAGTGATGACATTGTAGATGATATTTCTATTGATGCAAGCCAAAGTACGCCGCAACCATTATTGGGCGAAATACCAACGTCCGCTGTGACAGTGTCCGGCCAAACCGGATTTGAGGCTGACGAGCCAGGCCCCGCAGGCATGCTCACCGACCAACCTACAACAATGAACTCGATTCCAGATACGATGGCACCTATGGATTGTTCAGAGCCACAGTCGGATGTAAACTCTGTCGATTTTACATCGCCGTTCGCTGGAGCTATGAAAGAGGAATTCACAAGTCAGCCGTCCACTGTAGAAATCGAACGCAATCCATTCGAGACTGCTATCGAACCAGTGGATGAAACTGTCGCCTTTTCAGATCCTGCTATTGATAATATATTTGGATCTAAGTCAGATGACGTTGTTATGTCAGGTGGCAATGATGTTTTTAATAACGCTGAAACGGCATCAATAGGTGCACAGGGAGAGACGCACGCTGATCTATTCACATCACCTCCGGTTGAAACGTTGGATGAAACTTTGCACTCTCCTCCACGATTCGACGTAGGAGCAGAAGACGCTTTTGAAGCGAGCGCGCCTTCGCCTTCAACGAATGCTGGCTGGGGCACTACGTCCGACTCGGAAACAATGCTACATGATGCTTTCCCCAGTAGCCAGGATGCGTTTGACGCATTCTCCGCTAAATTTGATGCCACTGGTGCCAATAACTTAAACTCGGGTAAGTTTTACATTATACTGTATACAGGGTTATTCGTAATAGTTACATATCGTCCATAAACTGATAACATTATTTACGACTAAAAATAGAGATGAGTCGGAATGGTTTAAATCATTTTCGAGTTACGTAATTTTCACTAGCTGCTTCCCGCGGTGCCACTCGCATCCCGCGGGCACTTCTATCCGTGGCGAAATACATACTATGTATATTAGTTGGGAAATATCTAGCTTCCAAACAGGGGAAAATATCATATCGGTATATacaatttcctctttattacattataactttataagtaaaAACTATATAGTAATATAGTACCTTTAGAAATATTAAGAATGAAGTGTTAAATAACTTAGCGACTAGGTGGAGCCCTGCTTGGGGTTTGACTGGCTAGGTGACAGTGTGTGCTTGGCGCAGGAGCGTGGGGCGACGATGGCGCGGCCGAGGCGGCGCCGGGCGGCTTCGAGGCGGAGGCCTTCGACCCCTTCCTGAGCATgggcgcgccgccgccgcccgccgccacgCCGCGCCTCGACCACCAGGGGTCCCGTGACTCTGCCGATGACACCTTTTCCGTCTTCATCCGGTAACGCCACCTGCTTTTTGTCTCACTTTCTCACTTCGAATTCCTGTTTTTCTCTATACTTTGACACTATGCaaaaaagcgtgttaaaaagccACTAGTCGAAGGGAAGAGGCACACGTTTTGTTCAGAATGGGTTTGCATAGGCGACAAGTGAGCAAGGTGGAGTTACTGCGCAGGCCGAAGGAGAGCGAGGCGGGCGGCGCGCAGGCCGTGCCGGCgctggcgccgccgccgcggccGCAGGCGCTGCCCGAGTCGCCGCGCGCCAACCCCTTCGAGGCCAGCGACGCCagcgccacgccgccgccgcgcgccgACAGCGCCGAGAGCCCGCCCACGCCGCTCTTCGACGACGACGTGTCGCAGCCGCTCGAGGACTTCCCGCGCACCAAGTACTCCGGCCCCGGCTGGGAGATGCACCTGCGACAGCccaacaaaaagaaaattaccGGACAAAGGCCAGTACACTATTCAATCCAAAGTATTCAGCTGATACTACTATATACTACTAGgtacattaaataattaatgtaagaCTGGTAGCAGCCAGCTCGCAGCACAcagtatatctatactaatattataaagctgaagagtttgtttgtttgtttgtttgaacgcgctaatctcaggaactcatcatcctccgagcctttttcccaatcatgttggggtcggcttccaggaaAAAGGAAGGACTCTtcaatctcaggaactactggtccgatttgaaaaattctttcagtgttagatagcccatttatcgaggaaggcttaggctactttttatccgggttcgtgcagaggtttccacgggatgcgggtgaaaccgctggcagaagctagtcttgaATAAGACACAATTAAGATCTTACTTTGGGTACCAGAATTCAAAATACACTAACGctcgtacctacttattataacaCATGTATGTATATCAGGCTGTGTGTACTTACGTATATCAGGCTGtatgtaattatgtatgtatcaCGCTTGTTAGCTACCTATAACTTACCaatcagtgatgatagatcgatcgcAGTAGAATGTGATATGATATTATAActttttcgagaactgggtcgggcagATACATGTAGTATGGTACTTCTGATTCCACAAATTTATATCTCAAAGCTTGTTGCTGATTCTGAGCACCAGGTAGTGTTTGTAGAACCTACTAACCGGTAGCAAGATGAGAACATCCAGAGAGTACCTACTATTAATTCGCCGGGACGACGTCATGCCCGACATAATATATGTCAACTGTACCTTCGCGTCGttcacaaaattatatttttattaattttgtccgcgacttcgttcgcgtggaatagttacttccggcagatttttggtttgaccaatagatggcgctgtatgtccggaatcaattttatttttatatttttttgtaataaaatctttcctatgtcctttctcaagttccaaactatgtctgtaccaaatttcacacaaatcggttcagtagtttaggcgtgaagaaaagacagaaagacaaacagagttactttcacattaataatattagttaggattattAGCAGAATTCACCGGCCGTCGTGACTGGTGAATTTGAGAACATTAAAAGTCGGCTAATATCAAAAAGTTAACCATTAATCTAAGtcactttatttataaactagcttctgccagcggtttcacccgcatcccgtggaaacctctgcacgaacccggataaaaagtagcctatagccttcctcgataaatgggctatctaacactgaaagaatttttgcaaatcggaccagtagttcctgagattagcgcgttcaaacaaacaaactcttcagctttataatattagtatagatatcttAGTGCAGGTAGACAATGAAGCTGTCCCGAAAGATGTCCAGATTTGGTTTGCTTGAGGTAGATATGAGGAAGTCAGGGTGCGGTGCAGGTTCTGGAAGAAGATCTTCGTGCGCGTGGCGCTGGTGGGCGACAACCCGGTGGTGCAGCTGCTGAACGCGCCCAGCGACAAGGAGCCCTTCCAGGAGCTGCCGCTGCAGGCGTGCTACTCCGTGTCCGACATCGGCGCGCAGCAGTTCGACCAGTTCGGCAAGATCTTCACCGTCAAGCTGCAGTACGTCTTCTACAAGGAGCGCCCCGGCGTCAGGTACAAGAGCGCTTCCTATTGCTCACCTTACGTTACGTTACCTAGGAGTACCGACAATCATTTCAAGCAACATATAAAATTATGTCAACAAATTTATGCTTAACCTTAGGGCACGTGACGATACCCCATGTAGGCAAGTTCCGGGAACATTACCATTTATGGTTTTAcagattgttttgtttttcaaggATTTCTGCCTAAGCGATTACATTACTTCTAAATTACGATAACATTTTATACTGGACATTTTTCTTCTTAGCGTGAGGTGACGCCAAtccttaaaaaatctaaaaccaTTTGGGATTTTGTTTCGATCTAATGAACACATAAAATATACAGCTACTTAGTGTACTTGCAGCAGTACTAGGATGAAAAGTAAGTGTTAAACTGAATCAAAAAGCAAAGTGGTTGAAGTGAGCGTGTGTGTCGCAGGCCGGGGCAGGTGACGAAGGCCGAGCGCATCACCAACAAGCTGTCGCAGTTCGCCGCGTACGCCATCCAGGGCGACTACCAGGGCGTCAAGGAGTTCGGCAGCGACCTGCGCAAGCTCGGCCTGCCCGTCGAGCACGCGCCGCAGGTCAGTCTCAGCCCGCAACACATACTCCACGATCAC
The window above is part of the Helicoverpa zea isolate HzStark_Cry1AcR chromosome 14, ilHelZeax1.1, whole genome shotgun sequence genome. Proteins encoded here:
- the LOC124636388 gene encoding protein stoned-B-like, producing the protein MLKLPKGLKKKKKGKKSKRKGEEELFTEEELEKYRREHQQQNAENGEGTAKENEEWSKFKDLTTGVDTVLKKTQGDLDRIKSTSFFQRIPPKQVEPEKKETPQRPVVEVTEADFPQLVQAQAETEDGDKSEYGVTDDESDEEEQDDIFDTSYVEAVERGEVKLAYVPDSPDEFRDDDIFDTSHVDALIKGQEVKTSKGKKALDIGIAVGVLTGRIDNVTVTSKRPKRVIPGDLLLESTENYDGRPVETTVSSEPVEKSILDIDADIPITTPIDLSVSLHTALLQQNNQGEQETAPTKETSTISDRPSVDEEIDEFTLLAAKSLETGSEIPKLADTEIKAEPVLQESWSAFEADKNEFVFAESIVEDQIDVVDPYLDQDDPFDTSFADAVIPVTQFQINKEAAILEDDDDFDPRSEEVCVRLNNRRKSSVRIHLTDPSGIRESITSDDIIDKEETQAVRDLLSGSATDLTQLGDSPLDPVDVNNCDIDPFDTTIVDRIVAPGKVELKLLEQELITSTSTPIYRVPSDPDFDPRADEPKKTERRASRPENLTVSKSVVFNVNAEESLDLDAKAKSTKPVTPYYTRELSITEDANEEAEAADTVSDILTRTRSDEDLAPKADYQNKRRHSEYSRTSNIKVHVKASDLLHSAPTEIKAKVLTPSEPQISCAVPDPFDTSFASNIAPCKTELKLLAKEFSCEDTDSVEAGERDLLDPSDDIFQVKALTPEPSNSNRVVPDTDFDPFDTSFAGDLNPGKTELNMNEPSAPVTTDVLNPFMMTDAEPDSFSGDNPFATSNPFSDFGSGYEPPAGDTVPVDIFGGVEPTGIGAKQYEGFSENTAAPMDIFSSNSLENDRLTKPTELELVSTTIDQSFMNDEEVQGPQLPARPLPPETQNLILSVTGQMEFTSSHLLDRIPPTRTPSPVSVRDIHSPSPTPEPEPAEEPPTDSFDINRNKPTRPPPARPPPAGRPPPPRPQPPRPPTAPPAPLVAPTADQHADDINLFDAPVPAPIKPTKEAIMSLYSAPKKEEKQIDFLSDDIVDDISIDASQSTPQPLLGEIPTSAVTVSGQTGFEADEPGPAGMLTDQPTTMNSIPDTMAPMDCSEPQSDVNSVDFTSPFAGAMKEEFTSQPSTVEIERNPFETAIEPVDETVAFSDPAIDNIFGSKSDDVVMSGGNDVFNNAETASIGAQGETHADLFTSPPVETLDETLHSPPRFDVGAEDAFEASAPSPSTNAGWGTTSDSETMLHDAFPSSQDAFDAFSAKFDATGANNLNSGAWGDDGAAEAAPGGFEAEAFDPFLSMGAPPPPAATPRLDHQGSRDSADDTFSVFIRPKESEAGGAQAVPALAPPPRPQALPESPRANPFEASDASATPPPRADSAESPPTPLFDDDVSQPLEDFPRTKYSGPGWEMHLRQPNKKKITGQRFWKKIFVRVALVGDNPVVQLLNAPSDKEPFQELPLQACYSVSDIGAQQFDQFGKIFTVKLQYVFYKERPGVRPGQVTKAERITNKLSQFAAYAIQGDYQGVKEFGSDLRKLGLPVEHAPQVSQLFKLGSLSYEDVKQFSCCVEEALFRLGAHRDRALTYKMEEVQITAVDELYVEQDAEGSVLKQIARVRLFFLGFLSGMPDVELGVNDLRRQGKEVVGRHDIIPVVTEEWIRVEDAEFHACVQPQEFANTQIIKFKPPDACYIELMRFRVRPPKNRELPLQLKAVWCVTGNKVELRADALVPGFASRKLGQVPCEDVAIRFPIPDCWIYLFRVEKHFRYGSVKSAHRRTGKIKGIERFLGAVDTLQESLIEVTSGQAKYEHQHRAIVWRMPRLPKEGQGAYTTHNLVCRMALTSYDQVPAELASHAHVEFTMPATQVSHMTVRSVSLQQHDADPPEKYVRYLARHEYIVGIERTSGQAAPAYALATAGRHAEPAPPAPPAPALPQPPSSDSDSD